GACACCTTTGATGGCCCgaataaaacaaaactatcCTGCAAATTTACCTCAGATATGCTTCAAAACTGCTCCGGCATCACAGATCCAACTTTTGGatttccagaaggaaaaccctgttttattataaaaatgaacAGGGTAAGTACAAGTTCAAGGTGCTGAGCAGAAAAATTTAAGAGTAGCTTGAGTCTCCACTGGGGAGttgctgtgtctctgctgccaTGGGTTCTAAACTCTGCTTTGTACTGGGAATCAAAAATCATGTGCTTTTCCCTGGCAGACCTCTGGAGTCACCAGGGAAATCCTGAGACTTTTTCATCATCTCTAGGAAAGTAACATAGGGCAGTGATCTCTGAACTGACTCTCTACAGCTTTgggtttagtttagtttagtttagtttagtttagtgTCTCTGTAAGGCTCTCATCCCACAGACTAGCACCAGAAGAGTTTCCTCCTGCAATACCACAGCCCTGTGCCTTCCACTGAGGCATCAGGATGTTACAGTAACTGATGCGGTTTCTGAGAGGTGGTATCTTATTTCTCCAGGTGGCAAAGAAAATCTTTAGAAGAACCTATACAACCAAAATTCAAAAATGGCAGATATTTTTCTCAGGGAAAACCACCAACATGTTTTTTGGAGAGGAATAAAGGGAATTTtcaatgctttaatttttttcaggacaCAGACAAAGGCATAAGCACTTTGTTTCTGGGTAAAATTCGGAGCCTTCTGATTAAATTTCAGTAGAAAGTGAAGAGCTCGAATTCTCCACCAGTTTCTGACAGACAAAAtcattgcattttttgtttggcttgCACCTTAGGCATTTTCAAGAATCTGTGCAAGCCCTAACTGAGAGGGGAACTGTGCCCCTGATTCGGGCAGGTGAAACAGGGTTTTTCCAAAAATGCCTTCTTCAGCAAGACTgagtgccagccccagcagggaaAAGACACGTGGATAGTGACCAGGGCACTTCACCTCCTTTCACCTTTGCTGTTACAGGATGCAACCCCACTAGCTTTATAGGATCAAACCAGCCCAAAGGTTTTTCTGCCATAACCAAGGTTTTCTAAGAAGGGTAAGATCAAAAGCATGGAgattcagcttttcctttactGACACACAATTAACTGCTTTTAGAGACCCCCTGGCTGCCTGGGCATCAGCAAGGGCAAGTGGTATGGGTGGGTAAATGAGCTGGACTCAGAGGAGGTGCAGTGCTACTTGCTCTGGCCAGGCTAGAGCCCATCTGCAGTGCCCATCCCAGGTAATGCTGAGTCCTGCTTCCTAAGTATCTAGCCACAACAGTTTTTCATCTACATAAATGAGATTATTTGTTTGACAGAGTCTTACATAAGAACATACTAAGCATCTTTTGAAGCTCAGTTCTCAAATAATTGCTTGCTCAGTTTTATCTCAAAACAATTTCCAAGTTGACCAaatatgtgttttctttttcagattatCAAGTTTTTCCCTGGCAATGGCACTGCACCAAGGGTGAACTGCACATATGTGGTAAGGGTATGAGGTCTGAGTCCCACACATTTCAAGCACTGCCAGCTCAGAGAGCAAGAAAGTGCAGTGGGGACCAGAAAAAATACACTTGCAACTCTGCAAATCAGATCCCAAATACTTTGAATATTCTCAGTTTCCTTAGCAAACATGCTAAGGAAAAATACTCCaagtttgctttattttaaatcatctgaaaatgtgtattttcatgCAGCAGAGAacatttgctgtttgctttcagcTCCCTGTAGTGACGTCCATGCCTCAGCGCAGCTCCCTCAGGCTCTCAGCAGGTCCAACTCACTGAATTCCCAACTGCTATCAAAGGACACTTGCCTGCTTTTCTTGGCAATAGTAGCAGTGGGAGATTCCcacttttatttgaaaaagaagaCTGGTGCTAAACAACTTGCTGAACTTGAGCTTGAACACACACTTAGCAGCCCTAAAACGCTTGCCTCGGGCTGGCCGATGGTTTCCTCGCCAACAGagcttcttcctctctccttttaCAAACAGGGTGAGGAGTCTCGCCCGCTGGAGGTGGATTACTACCCCATGAACGGCACCTTCAACCTGCACTACTTCCCCTACTACGGGAAAAAGGCTCAGGTGGGTACTTTGTatttaacttttcttctttctctttatgTAAGGTGAAACATGGAGCATCTCTGCAATCCTATGAAAACTGGAGAGGCTATTTTTAAGACTTCATTTTTAAACCGGTAGCataaaattaaagtattttcttcctattttttttatttctcctcctaGCCCAGCTACAGCAATCCTTTGGTAGCTGTGAAATTTCTCAACATTACAAGGAACGTAGAACTTAAAATAGTGTGCAAAATCATTGGAGCTGGAATTACCTTTGATAATGTTCATGATCCGTATGAAGGAAAAGTggaatttaaactgaaaatagaaGACTGAGCAGCAACAgagacatttctgaaaaatgtatgAAGAGTAAACTTAACTATTATCACATCCatctatatttattttctcactaTGGTTCCCATATAACTTACAGTGCAAAGAGACATTTTCTACTGTAAGATGACCCATACAGCTAAAAATCAAGATCCTACTCTCAATGTGTAAAGATTATCTCAATGTACATAGCTTAATATTTCATGGCTACAGTATGCTGCTGCCTTCATGCAAATATTTGTACAAAACAAGTTTCCCCCAAAGGGTGCAGCTGTGCCTTCAAGGAACAAAAGTATAGACTCAAACCATCATTTTCAATCACTTTTCAAAACATAACAAATAATTGATGTATGATACTAAAGTTTGGTTATTGAGAAATAACTACATAGCTTGAAAAGGAAATCAATACTCTGAAATACTAGCAAGTAATTCAATTTTTAATCTCTCTTGTATAGGATGTATGAAAGTGCATTAAAATCATCTGTATCCCAATGCATTGGCTTTTTGCCCTAGTCAGCTGAGTCAATTTTTTAGCTGACAAATCGAATGACTGCAAAAGAAGCAAACTTGAAATCTGTCCTCTAGCTTACAGATTTCACTGTACCACTTACCTCTATGTATATAACCTAATAAAAATGACTGGTAAGACTGTAACACCCAGTTACACCCAGGATACTGTTACTTTAACTAGAGGTTGTAATTTGCtggggcttttgtttgtttggcattttgctgttgttttgtgtttgttgtttttgtgatggttttgttttatcCAGTAAAATAACCCTGTATTGCAATGATGAGTTTTGGGTTACTTGGAGTAATCTGGAAGATGCTGAAATAACACCAAATCTTTAAGTGAATCTAAAATTTGAGAAGTCTGACTATCACATATGATACAAAGAGACAGGATTGTTGTGTCTGTATAGTATATGTTACCTGAAGTCCAGCATGCTCCAGTGAGAGAATAAACActgcacacaaaaataaaagatcttCAAGAGCAGAAATCATTTTACACCTTCACTGTCTGGacatttcagaaagcaagaAGATGTAACAGATCATCTCCTGTATTACAGTGACATTCAGCCAGCCAGCTTGTAGACAGAATCCAGTTGGAGAGGAGTATTTCCTCTTTAAAACCACCGATGATATTTGAGCCTTTCTTAGAAAAACTCTGCATTCCAAAACCAGTAAGAAAATGCTTCCTCAtataaaaacttttttcccctggccTTTCCTATTTCAATTTTTACAGTGGGGCTTTGCCTTTCTTCTaagaaacaatgaaaatcaAATCAATTTTATATCCTTTTTGGAACACAGGTTTCCCCTTGTGCATCCTTCCAAAATAACACGGAAAGCAATAAAATACTTTTGCTAACAAAATAGTAACTCATGCTCAAGGTTAGTTCTATGTGGTTTATAAGCAGAATATTTAAGTATTGCCAAGAAAACCAAGAACTCTTCCCTTGGTGCTCTAACACAGGCAGACTCTCTTGACTGTATTTAGTATTTACAGCTTGCACTGAGCTGGGCAAAGCAGTGGCACAAGCTCACATTCCAGTCAGCCCTACAACCACAGCACAGGAATACGCTGAACAAATTCCCCATGGATTGTGGGCCTGCAAAGCTACAGCTTCAGAGCAACAGCCTAGAGCAGCCTCACGGGAAGACTGTGATGGGATaaatagggaaaggaaaaacGGAAGCATCCCTATGTTGACCAAACGATGATGCATTctaacatcaaaaaaaaaagacccaccAGATCTGGTCCTCTATGTACAAAGACTGTCATCCTGAAGTTAAATGGTTCTTGAACTTTTAGCCATCTGAGATTATTCCCTTTCTTTACAGAAAtcaaaaataataacaacaaagaGCAAGGTTTGTGGCTAGTGTAGCTGAAGTATAAAAGTGTAGTTAATATCAGCTTGGCAAGTGTATTAATCTGTGTGCAGTTAGTATGAGCTTGCCCAAAGCCCAAATGCAAGCACACTTAAATAGCAGAATGCCCATCATGCAAATACTTTGTAATACCAATTACTGCATGACACAGCCCAATACTACATATAAGCATGTTATCTAGTGAGCACAGCTGCACTTTGGAGACATAAAAATGGTAGAAGTTACAAGATACAGACCAAAATAAGCACATGGGAAGGAAGACAGGCAGGGCATCGTGCCCAAGGCACAAGAAGCATGACTGGCAAAAGCTAAACAAgataaaaagcagctgaacacaggggaaggagggcaagaagcagaaaacaccCGCAAcgaaaggaaagaaatgaagacaGGCATTTCCTCTGTCTAAGAGCTCTCCAGCCTCATCACCTTCACCCTGGAGACTGAGAGGACCTCAGCCACCAGTGCCAGCTGTACATCAGGAGCTGCAAGTTACTGTGTAGTCACAGTTAATTTAGTGTTAGAGACTAACAAGCATTACAGACTACCAGTTGTGTACACATAGCAATAATAATTATTACTATGCAGGAGCTAACATTAGCACAAAGTGTGTCAAGGAATTAATTcaacagctttgttttcaaacttgAAACCAGACACATTTATCAGTCTTTTAACCACTTTCACTGCAAGAGTCCAATTCCTTGAGAGAGATACACATGCATTCAAGAAcgtatatagatatatacatatgtatatcTAGATACAATCATATACACTGATTATACATAAATTCAGATGCAACATTAGCAGTATTTGATTAGACCAAACAAtataaatggggaaaaaaccctgtcAGACTACATGGGAAACTGAAACAGCAGATTTAAGAATTAATTGCAAGCAAATGCAAATTCCTGAGTTTAGTTAGATGCAGATCAAGTAGGATGGAGATGGGTGGTTAGCCCATGCCTCTGGAGCAGTGAAGGGGCCAGGCAGGCAGTATCAGAGACCACACAGCGGCTCTCAGTGCCAGTCTCTCTGCCCTTTTTTCCTACCAGCGGTGCAACAGCAAGGTTAGCCAGGAGAAAAGGCACGAGGAAGGCATAATAGGCCATGAAACTAATACATTAACACCATGAATTTTTTTATCAAATAAATTTTAGTTTCCAAACTTATCTGCTAAAGGTGTTAAATAAAACTCTTAGAGCTCAGTGtgaagagaacagaaacacagcagTTGCTTTGAGACGCCCTTTCCTCTCCACACCTCCTTCTTATGAATATTCATAGCAGTGGTAAATTATTGAAGTGTAAAGTCCTAATGTCTGTTTCTAAAAACCATGAATAAAAATTACTAGAGTGGAGAAAAACACTGAATACAAGCACCTTGATGCTTAAAGGACTTCGTGCTATGGCTATGAGACTACAGCAAGTTCAAAGCCTCCTTTACCTTTCAGAATTGCCAAGTACTAGACATTAATAATTGAGTCTTTGCTTAATGGTCTCATATGATGTCATTGCTATTGCACTTGGGAATTCCTCCCACCATTTCACAGAGCTGTTTTTAATCTCTTACCTGTAATAAAAGTCAAGCAGAGATTGATTCTGCAACAAATAAAGCTGTCTAACCATGTGCTACTTTCAGTAATTGGATGTAAAGTAACAGCTACATCAATAATGCTTGCAGAAAGTATTTTCTGCTGTGCACCTAAGCTCCCTTCAcaagtttcatttctttcaggCACAAAGGCTTGAGCTCAAACaagattatttcatttaaataaatacgTCCATGAAAGAACAGGTGCCCTTTCTTcaatttaatttgaaagacTCTTCTCACTGGGGAgtgagttttcttttcttcccattttttttcttaccagaGTGATAACAATGGATGCTCTGAACTTCTCACATTTTTAAGAGCAGAAATTGGGctgaaaattccctttttagGATCCTGCTGCACCTCTGAGAAAGAACTAAATTCCTGAGAGACACTTGGGATAATACCCTTCATTCACTAATGTGTGTATTTACGTGTAGTCCTACTATTACCAGTGTGGGAATGtcattatttcaattaaaattctAATAAAATGTTCCAGGGGTTTACTACTATCATCAAGCAGGTAACTCATTTTAATTACTCTGATTCCAAGTTCCAGTTCTTAAATCTTTTGTCACTTTCTCCCAGATATTGATGAGCCTTGTTGAGATGGTATCTTTTTGTGTGACCTGACACAAATCCACTaatttctcccttcttcccctctttttatTAAAGCCAAAATAAGACTTATCAGTCTCATAGTAATAGATCTTGACCTTAGGAATCAAATAATTGGGGggagggctttttttctgaatctttcctgattttttcaaCATCCTTTTGAAATGATAATGCTATCAAGTATGTGGCTGCTCACTGCTGGTCGCACTGAATGTATCTGGATGTAACACCATATTCCAATCCATTACTAGTTTTACCTACATATCCAAATTCAGATTAGCTAGTACCTCAAAAAAAACAGTGTAGGAGACATATGCAGTTATAATCTACCTTGACACCCTGGATCATTTTTAGGATCCTACATTTTCAGCACAGTCTTTCCCCCTGTAAGTGTAccttgaattttttcttcacacGATGTGGAGTTTAACCATAACATTTTTGGACATGACCTGCTTGCCAAACAATTCACATTAATCTCTCCTCTTCATTGTTTACTTATTTTCTAACCAGTATTACTTTAGAgtatttttagattttcttctGGGTTACTGAATAAATTACTAAACAGAAGTACAATCTTACTTGATGCAGCTGTTCAGTCAGTGATAATGCCACAAAAACGATTCAGCA
This Corvus moneduloides isolate bCorMon1 chromosome 2, bCorMon1.pri, whole genome shotgun sequence DNA region includes the following protein-coding sequences:
- the ATP4B gene encoding potassium-transporting ATPase subunit beta, which encodes MATLNEKKTCSERMADFRRFVWNPETKLFMGRSLINWVWISLYYLAFYVVMSGLFALSIYSLMRTINPYEPDYQDQLKSPGVTLRPDVYGDRGLQIYYNVSDNKTWEGLVTTLHTFLTAYTPAAQHLNINCTNNTYFIQDTFDGPNKTKLSCKFTSDMLQNCSGITDPTFGFPEGKPCFIIKMNRIIKFFPGNGTAPRVNCTYVVRGEESRPLEVDYYPMNGTFNLHYFPYYGKKAQPSYSNPLVAVKFLNITRNVELKIVCKIIGAGITFDNVHDPYEGKVEFKLKIED